From the Clarias gariepinus isolate MV-2021 ecotype Netherlands chromosome 3, CGAR_prim_01v2, whole genome shotgun sequence genome, one window contains:
- the si:ch211-80h18.1 gene encoding uncharacterized protein si:ch211-80h18.1 isoform X8 → MLSRNILIASVAFVFLVTAVAAAPVEDKEPEENDFEAEEGEEELSEEEEDDDDSKGQHMKGAGAQQATMVPKGPGVTVLPGTSVVGEPPNGPKVNGVGAAQTSLGSSSGSLSTGTGTEGSNGRDSQTLPSSSQGAVLSVAGHGSSGSKVPAAADTAFLDNVSHGSSGQVSLIHVSGLMTSEHTSGSAFVSSEIQSQTEVWSEATTTDGSTHDNAEIQTVHIGSQIEAPGLESVLENTETESNGNGHKQLMNGQETGHPGMNNFMEGTTQIDSTGIMDHSSHDFLIGLMGGIGDGFAPDTYTDTIADHMGLAFQVKTTGAGLDPGLPAIISSARPAPDSAGNEPAASTSVLFDNAAQYSSPADITEGADKNGADSSNINGNGRLRPVPDIHKGDPPGTGIYLYSSEHHGLITHTDTAGTLDLKDPTISPISEIPSETAVTLHAVSMGMQTDVTAGLVGGPVTNGQRRIDVTIMQDAIYSSVPPGTLGYESTGVTEGISNHTDSLIETRVGFTDAAQTQSSVIQTELIVTGDPARVSSQTDATGTAVAEPHGTLRGLNQPGATEQTQPAVSAGEQYHTSGQGPEGAENVELEDTC, encoded by the exons ATGTTGTCACG aaatattttaattgccTCAGTAGCATTTGTCTTTCTGGTCACAGCAGTTGCAGCTGCTCCTGTTGAAG ATAAAGAACCAGAGGAAAATGATTTTGAAGCAGAGGAGGGTGAGGAAGAGCTCTCGGAGGAAGAAGAGG ATGATGATGACTCCAAAGGTCAACATATGAAGG GAGCTGGAGCCCAACAAGCCACAATGGTGCCCAAGGGCCCTG GTGTGACTGTTCTACCTGGCACTTCTGTGGTGGGCGAACCTCCAAATG GTCCCAAAGTGAATGGAGTTGGCGCGGCACAGACAAGCCTGGGCT CATCAAGTGGCTCCTTATCAACAGGAACTGGTACTGAGG GAAGTAATGGAAGAGACTCTCAAACTTTGCCCTCAAGTTCTCAAG GTGCTGTTTTAAGTGTGGCTGGTCACGGGAGCTCAGGGTCAAAAGTCCCTG ctGCAGCTGATACTGCTTTCTTAGACAATGTTTCTCATG ggtCTTCAGGCCAAGTGTCTTTAATCCATGTGTCAGGTTTAATGACATCAGAACATACAAGTGGTTCAGCTTTTGTTTCTTCTGAAATCCAGTCACAAACAGAAG tgtggtCAGAAGCAACAACTACAGATGGATCTACTCATGACAATG CCGAAATTCAAACTGTTCATATTGGATCTCAGATCGAAGCTCCAG GCTTAGAGTCAGTATTAGAGAATACAGAGACTGAGAGCAACG GTAATGGGCACAAACAACTTATGAATGGACAGGAGACAGGACACCCAG GCATGAATAATTTCATGGAAGGCACGACACAGATAGATTCCACAG GTATTATGGACCATTCCAGCCATGACTTCCTCATTGGTTTAATGG GTGGCATAGGGGACGGCTTTGCTCCAGACACCTACACTGACACTATAG CAGATCACATGGGACTTGCCTTTCAGGTCAAGACAACAG GAGCTGGGTTAGATCCTGGACTACCAGCCATTATCAGTTCAGCTCGACCAG CTCCTGACTCAGCAGGAAACGAGCCAGCTGCGTCTACCAGTG TCCTCTTTGACAATGCTGCTCAATACAGCTCCCCTGCAGACATAACAG AGGGTGCAGATAAGAATGGTGCTGATTCATCCAATATAAACG GAAATGGCCGTCTCAGACCGGTTCCAGACATACACAAAG GTGATCCCCCTGGAACAGGCATCTACCTTTATTCAA GTGAACATCACGGACTTatcacgcacacagacacag CAGGAACGCTGGATCTTAAGGACCCCACTATAAGTCCCATCAGCGAAATCCCTT CTGAAACTGCAGTCACGTTGCATGCCGTCAGCATGGGAATGCAAACGGACGTGACAG CAGGTTTAGTAGGTGGACCAGTGACCAATGGACAGAGAAGGATTGATGTAACAA TCATGCAGGATGCCATCTACAGCTCTGTACCACCGGGTACTTTAG GATACGAGAGCACTGGCGTAACTGAAGGAATCTCAAATCATACAG ATTCTCTGATTGAAACGAGAGTCGGATTTACAG ATGCAGCACAGACACAAAGTAGTGTGATTCAGACAGAGCTCATAG TCACAGGGGATCCAGCTAGAGTCTCCTCACAGACAGATGCTACAGGAACAG CTGTAGCAGAACCTCACGGGACTCTCAGGGGTCTAA ACCAACCTGGTGCTACGGAACAGACACAACCAGCTG
- the si:ch211-80h18.1 gene encoding mucin-19 isoform X5, with protein MLSRNILIASVAFVFLVTAVAAAPVEDKEPEENDFEAEEGEEELSEEEEDDDDSKGQHMKGAGAQQATMVPKGPGVTVLPGTSVVGEPPNGPKVNGVGAAQTSLGSSSGSLSTGTGTEGSNGRDSQTLPSSSQGAVLSVAGHGSSGSKVPAAADTAFLDNVSHGSSGQVSLIHVSGLMTSEHTSGSAFVSSEIQSQTEEATTTDGSTHDNAEIQTVHIGSQIEAPGLESVLENTETESNGNGHKQLMNGQETGHPGMNNFMEGTTQIDSTDGFDSFGSNLEMTGIMDHSSHDFLIGLMGGIGDGFAPDTYTDTIADHMGLAFQVKTTGAGLDPGLPAIISSARPAPDSAGNEPAASTSVLFDNAAQYSSPADITEGADKNGADSSNINGNGRLRPVPDIHKGDPPGTGIYLYSSEHHGLITHTDTAGTLDLKDPTISPISEIPSETAVTLHAVSMGMQTDVTAGLVGGPVTNGQRRIDVTIMQDAIYSSVPPGTLGYESTGVTEGISNHTDSLIETRVGFTDAAQTQSSVIQTELIVTGDPARVSSQTDATGTAVAEPHGTLRGLNQPGATEQTQPAVSAGEQYHTSGQGPEGAENVELEDTC; from the exons ATGTTGTCACG aaatattttaattgccTCAGTAGCATTTGTCTTTCTGGTCACAGCAGTTGCAGCTGCTCCTGTTGAAG ATAAAGAACCAGAGGAAAATGATTTTGAAGCAGAGGAGGGTGAGGAAGAGCTCTCGGAGGAAGAAGAGG ATGATGATGACTCCAAAGGTCAACATATGAAGG GAGCTGGAGCCCAACAAGCCACAATGGTGCCCAAGGGCCCTG GTGTGACTGTTCTACCTGGCACTTCTGTGGTGGGCGAACCTCCAAATG GTCCCAAAGTGAATGGAGTTGGCGCGGCACAGACAAGCCTGGGCT CATCAAGTGGCTCCTTATCAACAGGAACTGGTACTGAGG GAAGTAATGGAAGAGACTCTCAAACTTTGCCCTCAAGTTCTCAAG GTGCTGTTTTAAGTGTGGCTGGTCACGGGAGCTCAGGGTCAAAAGTCCCTG ctGCAGCTGATACTGCTTTCTTAGACAATGTTTCTCATG ggtCTTCAGGCCAAGTGTCTTTAATCCATGTGTCAGGTTTAATGACATCAGAACATACAAGTGGTTCAGCTTTTGTTTCTTCTGAAATCCAGTCACAAACAGAAG AAGCAACAACTACAGATGGATCTACTCATGACAATG CCGAAATTCAAACTGTTCATATTGGATCTCAGATCGAAGCTCCAG GCTTAGAGTCAGTATTAGAGAATACAGAGACTGAGAGCAACG GTAATGGGCACAAACAACTTATGAATGGACAGGAGACAGGACACCCAG GCATGAATAATTTCATGGAAGGCACGACACAGATAGATTCCACAG ACGGGTTTGACTCATTTGGTTCTAATCTGGAAATGACAG GTATTATGGACCATTCCAGCCATGACTTCCTCATTGGTTTAATGG GTGGCATAGGGGACGGCTTTGCTCCAGACACCTACACTGACACTATAG CAGATCACATGGGACTTGCCTTTCAGGTCAAGACAACAG GAGCTGGGTTAGATCCTGGACTACCAGCCATTATCAGTTCAGCTCGACCAG CTCCTGACTCAGCAGGAAACGAGCCAGCTGCGTCTACCAGTG TCCTCTTTGACAATGCTGCTCAATACAGCTCCCCTGCAGACATAACAG AGGGTGCAGATAAGAATGGTGCTGATTCATCCAATATAAACG GAAATGGCCGTCTCAGACCGGTTCCAGACATACACAAAG GTGATCCCCCTGGAACAGGCATCTACCTTTATTCAA GTGAACATCACGGACTTatcacgcacacagacacag CAGGAACGCTGGATCTTAAGGACCCCACTATAAGTCCCATCAGCGAAATCCCTT CTGAAACTGCAGTCACGTTGCATGCCGTCAGCATGGGAATGCAAACGGACGTGACAG CAGGTTTAGTAGGTGGACCAGTGACCAATGGACAGAGAAGGATTGATGTAACAA TCATGCAGGATGCCATCTACAGCTCTGTACCACCGGGTACTTTAG GATACGAGAGCACTGGCGTAACTGAAGGAATCTCAAATCATACAG ATTCTCTGATTGAAACGAGAGTCGGATTTACAG ATGCAGCACAGACACAAAGTAGTGTGATTCAGACAGAGCTCATAG TCACAGGGGATCCAGCTAGAGTCTCCTCACAGACAGATGCTACAGGAACAG CTGTAGCAGAACCTCACGGGACTCTCAGGGGTCTAA ACCAACCTGGTGCTACGGAACAGACACAACCAGCTG